A single Scleropages formosus chromosome 4, fSclFor1.1, whole genome shotgun sequence DNA region contains:
- the LOC108921271 gene encoding elastin-like isoform X10, translating to MAYRMAVLLLSGFLLLSLCRPTLQKGVYFSTRTGVGTEERPGVAVGTRIEGGYDLRGAGIGGVAPGREGTGGLGLTGVGPGILVPGGVGPRGVGVGGLESGVAVQPGKTGGYSPGLIGVGGLGLGGVGAGGLGPGVVSPGGVGPGSIAVGEQRPGGFGVGLGTGAGVKPAKTGGYGPGLIGTGGVVPGGVGAGGLGLGGVGPGAVAPSGFVTGGVGVGGLRPDVFGVGGLGTGAGVKPGFYGPGLIGTGGVLPGGAGPGGLLPGGVGPGGVGRGGVGPEGVRVGGLIPDGLGAGGLGTGGYGPGLIGAGGVVPGGVGAGGLGLGGVGPVAVAPGVVPGRIGVVGLRPGAGVKPIKTGGYGPGLIGAGGVVPGGAGAVELGPGAVGPSGLVPGAVGPGGLLPGAVGPGGLLPGGAGAGGLGPVAVGPGGLVPGAVGAGGLVPGGVGPGGVTVGGLRPGSLILGTGAGVKPAKRDGYVPGFIGAGGMVPGGVGPGGLGAGALGPGGLVPGGMGAGSLVPGGVGAVQTGLGGLGIGGLGAGGTLPGGGRGADGGIVGAGGIGIPVIPQISLSGESTRRKASELPGVGVLGRYHWGQVPLQGFGGRGFLPGIVTGTGLQRQVAGFGQLGPGSYGTNGGRDSLHRQPGIFHGYPLTLPKTRADIIGAGGIPGVGVVPGVSGVPGVGGVAGVSGLPGVGGIPGLSGVPSIGYGFGAKARKYGDIIGAGGVLRVGGIPGVGGVPGVGVGGVPGVGVGGVPGVGGVPGVGVGVGGVPGVGVGVGGVPGVGVGGVPGVGVGGVPGVGGLPGVGGVPGAGGVPGVGGVPGIGYGSGTKARKYADIIGAGGIPGVGGVPGVGGVPGVGGVPGVGGVPGVGGIPGVGGVPGVGGVPGVGGVPGVGGVPGVGGIPGVGGVPGVGGRVPGGGFAGGLAGGLPGGMLGGHPGGAKAFKYASLTGLGSAGLPGTFGIPAGVPATGTGVGLGRGLVPGAAGVQEVVGIPGVAYGGQPIGYGTGGKLPKYVVPGTVEGAGQVRMPGGIPEGVGRGVPGVQIVPTGKPEMGPTLAPGSAQMPDLHLSATGAGPGLLRPDGGVGGPAPSGGSGTGVSPTDRAGSGVGLGGDISVGVDEGKPLKPTGAGTAGSVTSTAGSVGLGAGVSSGFLPSAKPLKSPAAGGVTGVEGIGGVGGVGGTGHSPGVRGLLSGGGLLYPTGVELGPGESGKSGYGTLAEKQAKYAAFHGFLSYRGGAGCQGKYCRKRRKSRSVGPAGPNLA from the exons ATGGCGTACAGGATGGCAGTACTGCTGCTGAGCGGAttcctcctgctctccctcTGCAGACCTACGCTTCAGAAAG GAGTGTACTTCTCTACAAGAACTGGAGTTGGAACTGAGGAAAGACCAGGAGTTGCAGTTGGGACCAGAATAGAAG gTGGATATGACCTAAGAGGGGCTGGAATTGGTGGAGTAGCTCCTGGTAGAGAAGGAACTGGTGGACTAGGACTTACTGGAGTTGGACCTGGTATTCTGGTACCTGGTGGAGTTGGACCAAGGGGTGTAGGAGTTGGTGGACTTGAATCGG GAGTGGCTGTTCAACCTGGCAAGACAG GTGGCTATAGCCCAGGACTCATTGGAGTTGGTGGACTAGGTCTTGGTGGAGTTGGAGCTGGTGGACTGGGACCTGGTGTAGTCAGTCCTGGTGGAGTTGGACCTGGGAGTATAGCAGTTGGTGAACAGAGACCAGGTGGTTTCGGAGTTGGACTTGGAACAG gagCTGGTGTTAAACCTGCCAAGACAG GTGGCTATGGCCCAGGACTCATTGGCACTGGTGGAGTGGTACCTGGGGGAGTTGGAGCTGGTGGACTAGGTCTTGGTGGAGTGGGACCTGGTGCAGTTGCTCCTAGTGGATTTGTCACTGGGGGAGTAGGAGTTGGTGGACTGAGACCAGATGTTTTTGGAGTTGGTGGACTTGGAACAG gagCTGGAGTTAAACCTG GTTTCTATGGCCCAGGACTCATTGGAACTGGTGGAGTGCtacctggaggagctggaccTGGTGGACTGTTACCCGGTGGAGTTGGACCTGGGGGAGTCGGTCGTGGTGGAGTTGGACCTGAAGGTGTCAGAGTTGGTGGACTGATACCTGACGGTTTGGGAGCTGGAGGACTTGGAACAG GTGGCTATGGCCCAGGACTCATTGGAGCTGGTGGAGTGGTACCTGGGGGAGTTGGAGCTGGTGGACTAGGTCTTGGTGGAGTTGGACCTGTTGCAGTTGCTCCTGGAGTTGTCCCTGGGCGTATAGGAGTTGTTGGACTAAGACCAG gagCTGGAGTTAAACCTATTAAGACAG GTGGCTATGGCCCAGGACTCATTGGAGCTGGTGGAGTGGtacctggaggagctggagctgttGAACTGGGACCTGGTGCAGTTGGACCTAGTGGACTGGTACCTGGTGCAGTTGGACCTGGTGGACTGTTACCTGGTGCAGTTGGACCTGGTGGACTGTtacctggaggagctggagctggtggACTGGGACCTGTTGCTGTCGGACCTGGTGGACTGGTACCTGGAGCAGTTGGAGCTGGTGGACTGGtacctggaggagttggacctGGAGGTGTCACAGTTGGTGGACTCAGACCTGGTAGTTTGATACTTGGAACAG GAGCTGGAGTTAAACCTGCCAAGAGAG ATGGCTATGTCCCAGGATTCATTGGCGCTGGTGGAATGGTGCCTGGGGGAGTTGGACCTGGTGGACTAGGAGCTGGTGCTCTTGGACCAGGTGGACTGGTACCTGGTGGAATGGGAGCTGGCAGTTTAGTACCTGGTGGAGTAGGAGCTGTTCAAACTGGACTTGGTGGTTTGGGAATCGGAGGCCTCGGAGCAG GAGGGACTCTGCCAGGAGGAGGTCGAGGAGCTGATGGAGGAATAGTTGGAGCTGGTGGAATTGGTA TTCCTGTTATACCTCAGATTAGCCTGTCAGGAGAGAGCACCAGAAGAAAAGCCTCAGAACTTCCAG GTGTAGGGGTACTTGGACGCTACCATTGGGGACAAGTACCTCTGCAAG GGTTTGGTGGTCGGGGGTTTCTGCCAGGTATAGTGACCGGAACAGGACTTCAGCGGCAAG TGGCGGGATTTGGGCAGCTGGGGCCAGGAAGCTATGGAACCAATG GAGGCCGTGATTCATTACACCGTCAGCCCGGAATTTTCCATGGATACCCACTCACATTACCAAAGACCAGAG CTGACATAATTGGTGCT GGTGGCATCCCTGGAGTCGGAGTTGTACCTGGAGTCAGTGGAGTACCTGGAGTCGGAGGAGTAGCTGGAGTCAGTGGCCTGCCTGGAGTCGGAGGCATACCTGGACTTAGTGGCGTGCCTAGTATAGGATACGGATTTGGGGCTAAAGCACGTAAATATG GTGATATAATTGGTGCTGGTGGAGTACTCAGAGTCGGTGGCATCCCTGGAGTTGGCGGCGTgcctggagtcggagtcggcgGCGTgcctggagtcggagtcggaggCGTGCCTGGAGTCGGAGGCGTgcctggagtcggagtcggagtCGGCGGCGTgcctggagtcggagtcggagtCGGAGGCGTGCCTGGAGTCGGAGTTGGAGGCGTgcctggagtcggagtcggaggCGTGCCTGGAGTCGGTGGCCTCCCCGGAGTCGGTGGCGTACCTGGAGCTGGAGGTGTACCCGGAGTTGGAGGTGTACCTGGTATAGGCTATGGTTCTGGGACTAAAGCTCGTAAATATG CTGACATAATTGGTGCTGGTGGCATCCCCGGAGTCGGAGGAGTACCTGGAGTCGGAGGAGTACCTGGAGTCGGAGGTGTACCTGGAGTCGGAGGAGTACCTGGAGTCGGTGGCATCCCTGGAGTCGGAGGAGTACCTGGAGTCGGAGGAGTACCTGGAGTCGGAGGTGTACCTGGAGTCGGAGGAGTACCTGGAGTCGGTGGCATCCCTGGAGTCGGAGGAGTACCTGGAGTCGGAG GTAGAGTTCCAGGTGGTGGATTTGCAGGGGGCTTAGCAGGAGGACTTCCAGGAGGAATGCTAGGAG GCCATCCAGGTGGAGCCAAAGCTTTCAAATATG CATCCCTTACTGGTCTAGGTAGTGCTGGACTACCTGGAACGTTTGGCATTCCTGCTGGAGTACCAGCAACTGGTACTGGAGTTGGACTCGGAAGAGGACTTGTCCCCGGAGCTGCAGGGGTTCAAGAAGTTGTAGGAATCCCAGGGGTTGCATATGGAGGTCAGCCTATAG gatATGGAACTGGAGGTAAACTTCCTAAATATG TTGTGCCGGGGACAGTGGAAGGAGCAGGGCAAGTCAGAATGCCTGGTGGCATCCCGGAAGGAGTGGGAAGGGGAGTTCCAGGAGTACAGATTGTCCCAACTGGGAAGCCAG aaatGGGACCAACACTGGCACCTGGAAGCGCTCAGATGCCAGATCTGCATTTAA GTGCAACAGGAGCAGGGCCAG GACTGCTGCGACCTGATG GTGGAGTAGGTGGACCAGCACCTTCTGGAG GTAGTGGGACTGGTGTCAGTCCCACTGACAGGGCTGGCTCTGGTGTCGGTCTTGGAGGTGATATTAGTGTTGGCGTTGATGAAGGTAAACCCCTGAAACCTACAGGAGCAGGAACAG CTGGATCTGTAACCAGTACTGCAGGAAGTGTTGGACTTGGCGCAGGAGTTAGCAGCGG
- the LOC108921271 gene encoding elastin-like isoform X9 encodes MAYRMAVLLLSGFLLLSLCRPTLQKGVYFSTRTGVGTEERPGVAVGTRIEGGYDLRGAGIGGVAPGREGTGGLGLTGVGPGILVPGGVGPRGVGVGGLESGVAVQPGKTGGYSPGLIGVGGLGLGGVGAGGLGPGVVSPGGVGPGSIAVGEQRPGGFGVGLGTGAGVKPAKTGGYGPGLIGTGGVVPGGVGAGGLGLGGVGPGAVAPSGFVTGGVGVGGLRPDVFGVGGLGTGAGVKPGFYGPGLIGTGGVLPGGAGPGGLLPGGVGPGGVGRGGVGPEGVRVGGLIPDGLGAGGLGTGGYGPGLIGAGGVVPGGVGAGGLGLGGVGPVAVAPGVVPGRIGVVGLRPGAGVKPIKTGGYGPGLIGAGGVVPGGAGAVELGPGAVGPSGLVPGAVGPGGLLPGAVGPGGLLPGGAGAGGLGPVAVGPGGLVPGAVGAGGLVPGGVGPGGVTVGGLRPGSLILGTGAGVKPAKRDGYVPGFIGAGGMVPGGVGPGGLGAGALGPGGLVPGGMGAGSLVPGGVGAVQTGLGGLGIGGLGAGGTLPGGGRGADGGIVGAGGIGIPVIPQISLSGESTRRKASELPGVGVLGRYHWGQVPLQGFGGRGFLPGIVTGTGLQRQVAGFGQLGPGSYGTNGGRDSLHRQPGIFHGYPLTLPKTRADIIGVGGIPGVGGVPGVGGVRGVGGLPGVGGLPGVGVVPGVGGIPGVGGVPGVGGIPGVGGIPGVGVVPGVGGIPGFSGVPGIGYGSEAKARKYGDIIGAGGVLRVGGIPGVGGVPGVGVGGVPGVGVGGVPGVGVRVGGVPGVGVGGVPGIGGVPGVSGLPGVGGVPGVGGVPGIGYGSGAKALKYGVPGVSGVPGVGGIPGVGVVPGVSGVPGVGGVAGVSGLPGVGGIPGLSGVPSIGYGFGAKARKYGDIIGAGGVLRVGGIPGVGGVPGVGVGGVPGVGVGGVPGVGGVPGVGVGVGGVPGVGVGVGGVPGVGVGGVPGVGVGGVPGVGGLPGVGGVPGAGGVPGVGGVPGIGYGSGTKARKYADIIGAGGIPGVGGVPGVGGVPGVGGRVPGGGFAGGLAGGLPGGMLGGHPGGAKAFKYASLTGLGSAGLPGTFGIPAGVPATGTGVGLGRGLVPGAAGVQEVVGIPGVAYGGQPIGYGTGGKLPKYVVPGTVEGAGQVRMPGGIPEGVGRGVPGVQIVPTGKPEMGPTLAPGSAQMPDLHLSATGAGPGLLRPDGGVGGPAPSGGSGTGVSPTDRAGSGVGLGGDISVGVDEGKPLKPTGAGTAGSVTSTAGSVGLGAGVSSGFLPSAKPLKSPAAGGVTGVEGIGGVGGVGGTGHSPGVRGLLSGGGLLYPTGVELGPGESGKSGYGTLAEKQAKYAAFHGFLSYRGGAGCQGKYCRKRRKSRSVGPAGPNLA; translated from the exons ATGGCGTACAGGATGGCAGTACTGCTGCTGAGCGGAttcctcctgctctccctcTGCAGACCTACGCTTCAGAAAG GAGTGTACTTCTCTACAAGAACTGGAGTTGGAACTGAGGAAAGACCAGGAGTTGCAGTTGGGACCAGAATAGAAG gTGGATATGACCTAAGAGGGGCTGGAATTGGTGGAGTAGCTCCTGGTAGAGAAGGAACTGGTGGACTAGGACTTACTGGAGTTGGACCTGGTATTCTGGTACCTGGTGGAGTTGGACCAAGGGGTGTAGGAGTTGGTGGACTTGAATCGG GAGTGGCTGTTCAACCTGGCAAGACAG GTGGCTATAGCCCAGGACTCATTGGAGTTGGTGGACTAGGTCTTGGTGGAGTTGGAGCTGGTGGACTGGGACCTGGTGTAGTCAGTCCTGGTGGAGTTGGACCTGGGAGTATAGCAGTTGGTGAACAGAGACCAGGTGGTTTCGGAGTTGGACTTGGAACAG gagCTGGTGTTAAACCTGCCAAGACAG GTGGCTATGGCCCAGGACTCATTGGCACTGGTGGAGTGGTACCTGGGGGAGTTGGAGCTGGTGGACTAGGTCTTGGTGGAGTGGGACCTGGTGCAGTTGCTCCTAGTGGATTTGTCACTGGGGGAGTAGGAGTTGGTGGACTGAGACCAGATGTTTTTGGAGTTGGTGGACTTGGAACAG gagCTGGAGTTAAACCTG GTTTCTATGGCCCAGGACTCATTGGAACTGGTGGAGTGCtacctggaggagctggaccTGGTGGACTGTTACCCGGTGGAGTTGGACCTGGGGGAGTCGGTCGTGGTGGAGTTGGACCTGAAGGTGTCAGAGTTGGTGGACTGATACCTGACGGTTTGGGAGCTGGAGGACTTGGAACAG GTGGCTATGGCCCAGGACTCATTGGAGCTGGTGGAGTGGTACCTGGGGGAGTTGGAGCTGGTGGACTAGGTCTTGGTGGAGTTGGACCTGTTGCAGTTGCTCCTGGAGTTGTCCCTGGGCGTATAGGAGTTGTTGGACTAAGACCAG gagCTGGAGTTAAACCTATTAAGACAG GTGGCTATGGCCCAGGACTCATTGGAGCTGGTGGAGTGGtacctggaggagctggagctgttGAACTGGGACCTGGTGCAGTTGGACCTAGTGGACTGGTACCTGGTGCAGTTGGACCTGGTGGACTGTTACCTGGTGCAGTTGGACCTGGTGGACTGTtacctggaggagctggagctggtggACTGGGACCTGTTGCTGTCGGACCTGGTGGACTGGTACCTGGAGCAGTTGGAGCTGGTGGACTGGtacctggaggagttggacctGGAGGTGTCACAGTTGGTGGACTCAGACCTGGTAGTTTGATACTTGGAACAG GAGCTGGAGTTAAACCTGCCAAGAGAG ATGGCTATGTCCCAGGATTCATTGGCGCTGGTGGAATGGTGCCTGGGGGAGTTGGACCTGGTGGACTAGGAGCTGGTGCTCTTGGACCAGGTGGACTGGTACCTGGTGGAATGGGAGCTGGCAGTTTAGTACCTGGTGGAGTAGGAGCTGTTCAAACTGGACTTGGTGGTTTGGGAATCGGAGGCCTCGGAGCAG GAGGGACTCTGCCAGGAGGAGGTCGAGGAGCTGATGGAGGAATAGTTGGAGCTGGTGGAATTGGTA TTCCTGTTATACCTCAGATTAGCCTGTCAGGAGAGAGCACCAGAAGAAAAGCCTCAGAACTTCCAG GTGTAGGGGTACTTGGACGCTACCATTGGGGACAAGTACCTCTGCAAG GGTTTGGTGGTCGGGGGTTTCTGCCAGGTATAGTGACCGGAACAGGACTTCAGCGGCAAG TGGCGGGATTTGGGCAGCTGGGGCCAGGAAGCTATGGAACCAATG GAGGCCGTGATTCATTACACCGTCAGCCCGGAATTTTCCATGGATACCCACTCACATTACCAAAGACCAGAG CTGACATAATTGGTGTTGGTGGCATCCCTGGAGTCGGAGGAGTACCTGGAGTCGGAGGAGTACGTGGAGTCGGAGGTTTACCTGGAGTCGGTGGCCTCCCTGGAGTCGGAGTTGTACCTGGAGTCGGTGGTATCCCCGGAGTCGGAGGCGTACCTGGAGTCGGAGGCATACCTGGAGTCGGTGGTATCCCTGGAGTCGGAGTTGTACCTGGAGTCGGAGGCATACCTGGATTTAGTGGAGTGCCTGGTATAGGATATGGATCTGAGGCTAAAGCCCGTAAATATG GTGATATAATTGGTGCTGGTGGAGTACTCAGAGTCGGTGGCATCCCTGGAGTTGGCGGCGTgcctggagtcggagtcggcgGCGTgcctggagtcggagtcggcgGCGTGcctggagtcggagtcagagTCGGAGGCGTgcctggagtcggagtcggaggCGTGCCTGGAATCGGAGGTGTGCCTGGAGTCAGTGGCCTCCCTGGAGTCGGTGGCGTACCTGGAGTTGGAGGTGTACCTGGTATAGGCTATGGCTCTGGGGCTAAAGCTCTTAAATATG GTGTACCTGGAGTCAGTGGAGTACCTGGAGTCGGTGGCATCCCTGGAGTCGGAGTTGTACCTGGAGTCAGTGGAGTACCTGGAGTCGGAGGAGTAGCTGGAGTCAGTGGCCTGCCTGGAGTCGGAGGCATACCTGGACTTAGTGGCGTGCCTAGTATAGGATACGGATTTGGGGCTAAAGCACGTAAATATG GTGATATAATTGGTGCTGGTGGAGTACTCAGAGTCGGTGGCATCCCTGGAGTTGGCGGCGTgcctggagtcggagtcggcgGCGTgcctggagtcggagtcggaggCGTGCCTGGAGTCGGAGGCGTgcctggagtcggagtcggagtCGGCGGCGTgcctggagtcggagtcggagtCGGAGGCGTGCCTGGAGTCGGAGTTGGAGGCGTgcctggagtcggagtcggaggCGTGCCTGGAGTCGGTGGCCTCCCCGGAGTCGGTGGCGTACCTGGAGCTGGAGGTGTACCCGGAGTTGGAGGTGTACCTGGTATAGGCTATGGTTCTGGGACTAAAGCTCGTAAATATG CTGACATAATTGGTGCTGGTGGCATCCCCGGAGTCGGAGGAGTACCTGGAGTCGGAGGAGTACCTGGAGTCGGAG GTAGAGTTCCAGGTGGTGGATTTGCAGGGGGCTTAGCAGGAGGACTTCCAGGAGGAATGCTAGGAG GCCATCCAGGTGGAGCCAAAGCTTTCAAATATG CATCCCTTACTGGTCTAGGTAGTGCTGGACTACCTGGAACGTTTGGCATTCCTGCTGGAGTACCAGCAACTGGTACTGGAGTTGGACTCGGAAGAGGACTTGTCCCCGGAGCTGCAGGGGTTCAAGAAGTTGTAGGAATCCCAGGGGTTGCATATGGAGGTCAGCCTATAG gatATGGAACTGGAGGTAAACTTCCTAAATATG TTGTGCCGGGGACAGTGGAAGGAGCAGGGCAAGTCAGAATGCCTGGTGGCATCCCGGAAGGAGTGGGAAGGGGAGTTCCAGGAGTACAGATTGTCCCAACTGGGAAGCCAG aaatGGGACCAACACTGGCACCTGGAAGCGCTCAGATGCCAGATCTGCATTTAA GTGCAACAGGAGCAGGGCCAG GACTGCTGCGACCTGATG GTGGAGTAGGTGGACCAGCACCTTCTGGAG GTAGTGGGACTGGTGTCAGTCCCACTGACAGGGCTGGCTCTGGTGTCGGTCTTGGAGGTGATATTAGTGTTGGCGTTGATGAAGGTAAACCCCTGAAACCTACAGGAGCAGGAACAG CTGGATCTGTAACCAGTACTGCAGGAAGTGTTGGACTTGGCGCAGGAGTTAGCAGCGG